In the Sorghum bicolor cultivar BTx623 chromosome 4, Sorghum_bicolor_NCBIv3, whole genome shotgun sequence genome, GTGGTGCCCAAGATGTTCACAAACGCTTGCAAGGTTCGAAACTGATAGCCCATGTGAAGAAGCGTTTTGTAAGCTGACAGCCCATCTAAAGCCTTACAGGTCACCAGAGGAAGAATATCAAAACAAGTTCAATGATTCCAAAGAGTAACTCGCTGTTAAACTCATCTCCAGAAAACCTTGTTCAACTTCCATGTAGTTAAAATTTTACAGCAGTGCTTTCCTTCAATATGCTCAATTTCAATAACACTAAGGAACACTAAATTTCATAAATTAGTAAACTGAACTAACAGGGTTAGATATAGCTAAGCTACAGAAAATTTTTGGATGGCCACCTATACAAATGTTATACAAAGGGTCTTGCGgttgattttgcataacttgACAGCAGTCACCATTTTCAGCTCAGAAGATAGCAATGCCTCGTCTCTAGCTGCTGCTGAGGGGGTGATACTGAGATAGCCGAAGTTTTGCAGGAATCCTCCTCAGAATGTACAGGACAAGAGATGAAGGGATAATTTCGACAAGCTGCAGAAAAGAAGGTGATAAGAACAGTGGAATTCCCAAACTGGAGCAGAACACATAACCTCATGCTTTGCAGAATTCATACGTACCAGGTAATAGAAGAAATTTAGAATTGGATGGTCAAGAACATCGAGGTCAGCTTCTTCGTTAAATGCATTGAAGCACATCTGCAAAGCAAATACAGTGTGAATTTCGTAAATGAATCATGAGAGCTAAACCTGCACAACTTCCAGTGGACAGAAATCCTTACCATTATGCATCGTGCCAAGAAACAGCAGAAACATATGCTGGCAACTCTGCCGACCTCTCTCAGCTTTTGTTGCTTCCCTTTTGACTCAATAGGAAAATATTTCAGCATGATGAAGAGCCTGCCCAACAAATCAGAATCGTATAAGTGCATATACTGGATACAGTGCAGTACATGTTTTGCAGCCAATCTGGGCAGTCCAATTGACTAACAAaaaagtaaaataaaaaaaatcatgcaTTGCTGTTCAGAACTTTAAATAAACAGAGTAGTCATGATCTTGCCTTCCTCCATACAGCAGAAAACCCAAGGCAGTGAAAAAGGAAAGACCTGCAATGAATAACTTAGAAATGACTAGCACAGAATGATTTGGATTCCACCAGAGACACAGCCATAGAAAAccctgaagaaaaaaaaaaaatactttcatcAGAATGCCGTGAATAGCATAACAGGCTGCTGAATATAAACATCTGAAATTGAAATAAGAACAGTCATGTTGAAGACAAACATGAGCAACTCTTTAATACAAAACTTAGAAGTCATCCATAAAAAAAAAACCTGCTGCTAACTGCTTCATGTTTGTGTTAGTAAGCATCTCTATTTTGCCATTTGAGTTTTAAACATCAGAGATCTTCTTTCACATTATGCCATGAATTCTACAGTTTTAGTTGGCTTGTAATAATTTGGAATAACACCATATACAATGTGAATGCAAATGTTATTTTATCATTGATTGTGCAATGTTATTCAGCACAGAGCCACACAAATTCAAGCAAAATTTATACAAATTGAATTAGCAATAGACTCAGAAAGATGTTGCTTTACCTGCAATGCATAAACAACACAATTAATGATGTAGAAACCTGATCGAAGTCGATCAGTCATTAGTCCACGTGCTTGGTAAAGTATCTCAGCCCAGAAAAGTGCTAACAGCGCATAGGTAGTGAAGAATGCAAGCCCAGGAAGGTCAAGAATAACATGCTGAAAGATCTGGAGTAGAAATGAACATGAGCAATCCAAGTCAGGTCGGCCAAATCAAAATTATCATTTACATTACAAGACTAAGTTAAGGCATCCAGACCGGAGGGTTCACTTGTTGCACTTGGCGACGGAAAGCAAAGATAGAGCACCTGGCTGCAGATTTGCAATACAGCAAGATTAGCAGTAAACAACAGACAGCTGAGCATGAAGGAGAGCATGTAATGTTTTTCTCCAACATAGATTGAACTGCATACCCCCATTGACCACGAAATTCAGGAACTGGAAGACCTTTTGGGTTGTCCATCCATATTCAGGAACTCTGCGCTGTATCCTGGCAACTTGGATCTGCATGGCACATTATaatcatttttttcttctatttttcaaataatttattatttaaacAGCAAGCATTGCATGTCAACCACAGGCATAAAGAAAGATACTAATGCTCTTACTTAATACAAATATTCAGATGCTATGCACACATTCTTATCCAGCACTATCTATCAGGTGAGATTTTGATGTATCAGAAAGATGCAAGCAACCTCAACTCCTCAAGTCCTTGTCCAACTATCTATCTCTATTCCAAATTGTGGTTTTCATCTTGATTGACCCAAACGCGTATATATATTCGTCCTGGTTATCATCTTTCACAAGGTTCGGACGCAATACATTATTGATAATTTGTTATCCTCATTCCTCAaggcacaaagcaaacaagcatcTCTTTTATTCCCAACTAAAAGTTGCAGGTCGTGATACGGCAAATTCATGGTACTCATGTCAAATAGGTACTAAAAAAACAAGTATTTATTCTCCAGCAATGACATCAACACACCAACGGCACAGGCTTATTCCTTCGACGGTATCACGCCAGAGTAAATAATTCAGCAGAACCATCAACCATGAAAGCACGCATCTTTCCCTAGTGGCGTCCATATAGTATAGCTGCATTAACAGAAGGAGACGGGACGCTTACGAATGAGGCGGCGGCGATGACGCCGTAGAGCACGGCGAGGGCGCAGAAGATCCCGTCCTGCCACGCCGGCGAGCCGTTCACGCGCTCCCACCAATCTGCGACGGCCGCCGGCaggggcgccggcgccgccgccatcgCCGCTCGGCGCGCAGCAGAGGGACCCTTTCGAAAAGAAAAGGACAGGACGACGCCAAAAGGCGTCGTCCTCTCTTCGACAGGAAACTCGTGGGGTGTGCTGTGCTCGCGGGATCCGGCGGCGACGGACGGCGTGGATTTATACGGCCGGGTCGTGTCGCTTTCGTCGCTCTAACAGAGGAGCACAGGTTGGTGTCCGGCTGTGTTGGGTACGGCCGCTCGCGCTATGTTTATACTCGTGCCTGGATTGATTATAATCCGATAAATAATCAATCGAGTAATTAGTTGGCCTCAAACTGCAACTCTGGAGCCGATTCGAGTTTGGAAAACGTCGTTTTCGCGGTGTGATTGCTGGCTCGCGGCTGCTATAGTCGGCCACGTTTGGGATTCGTCGAGCTGGGCAGCCGGATGAGATCAGCACACTCGGTTTGGGTTTTCGGTCTTGATTAATGATTAATCGCACGCGTTCTGGATTAGCTGCTGGATTTGTCACGCGAGGCATGTTTCCCACGCGAGCAAATTGGACGCCGTCCGGGCTGGAGAGTTGACATCTGTGGTGGTGAGTGGTGTCGCATGTTACCGGAGCTTGTCCATTAGCCAGCACCGTGATTGCTGTTCCTCTGAACAATCCAAACCTACAGCAAATCTGAAGCCTGACAAACGAAAATTTGCATGCATCATAGTGTGTATCTGATCAGATGCATATACTATGCTATTGTTTGGTCATGGGATTACTGAGGAGGGACATTTTCTACAGAGCGAGTTCTGAAAGTTGAAGAGGGAGCAATTCGTTGGCAGGTTTGGAGCACTTCCTACTAGATAAAGCAGAACATTCCTCCCAAATGGATGGTGTAAGGCGGATCCACGTGCCTGTTTGGCTAGCTATTTGCTCCTATCATGTAGTACTCCTTCAGCACAAATTCCCTGACAAAACGAACAGACATAAATATAGAGGACCAATGAATTCCGATTCCGATGCTACTATTTTCTTTGTCGTCTTTGGTGTTCATATATCTTCAGACTGTTGCCCATATTTCTCAGCGTTTCGCTGATCCTGAACATACCACGTTTTCTGAAGACAGGCAAATGCCGTCGGCCGATTAGTACAATTTTGCTATCGGATGCGTGAACATAGCTACTAATCCATCATACCATGTTTAGCGATATTACACCCCTTGCTTGCTGTCACACCAGCTTGCTAGTATTTACATTAGCTCAAGTGTTGCAGGATAAGGCATATTCGGACATTATCAATTAGTCCCTGCACGCATGACTTAAGATCTTTTTTCCCCGCACCAGAATTAAGAATATATCCATGCCTCGAGTTCATCATCACTCTTGTCTTGGCTGAGCCATTGGAAAACTAGAAGAGCAGCTACTGCCGTGTCGTCCATCGATGTCCATTCCTCTATAGATTCCTTGCTGAATGGTACCGGACACACATACAACCTTTGCACaagtaataaaaaaaaatcacacaGTACCAATTTTTTTTGTGCGGTGTTTAGAGCAGGACTTTTATTTGAGCTGCTTGTTCACATCAGCGATTTGTTAACGTACGGCCTCTTGAGCTGATAATATAATGTTTAAGATGGTCTCTCTCTTTTGCGAGAAGAAGACCAGTTAGCTCCGGGGCATGCATCACATTACGGCGCAGGCGTGGACGTTGTCGACGTGGAAGACGGCGAGCGCGTCGTCGTCGATGACATGCGTGAAGGCGTGGCACGGGTAGGACCCGATCATGGGGTCGTTGTAGCCGTGGCGGTAGTACCTGTCGGTGGCCATGTACGTGTTGTCCTCCAGGTACTGGATCGCGAACGGGTAGTACTCGCCGTCGTACGGCCACGGCCAGAACTCCGCCGCCCTGCCGGTCCGCCGCGCCGCGCGCAGCACCTCCCGCCGGTCCACGTACCCCGTCACCGTCACCTTCTGCCGGTCCATGTCGATCTCCACCGAGCTCACTCCTGCACTGCACAAACATATATCTGTTATATATACTACTGATGATGAAAATtgcattctttttttttgttatatacAATACAAGTATTTCTGATGAACAAGGAATTATTCGTTCGTGCGTGCCTTGGAGCCGGGACATGGCCTTCCTGACTCGCTTCTCGCAGCCGTCGCAGTCCATGTGCACGTTCATCTCCACGACCTACCTTGGCCACAGAAAACACAAGCAAAACGTACGCCAACTGATCAAGCAAcagaaactatatatatatatatatatatatgcatgtaccGTACCGTCGTCTTTCTCATTGACGTACGATCAGGAATCGGTTCACTCACGGATAACGCGTTCGACGAGGTGGTGCTCCTCTGCGTCCTCCAAAAGCGCAGCATTATTTTTCAGGCACCGTGCGAAGCCGGCTTCGATGGCCGCCGGAGTAGTGCAGGACGAAGCTTATAAATACTGCCGCGATAGCCCGATAGGAGGCCAATGTTTCACGGTAAGTTGCAAGAGAGCGACACCGATTGCATGCAGTTGGCGGATGCCAAAAGCACGCCGTCTCCCAACACACGAGGGCCGCCGGCCGGGGGAATATATGCGCCAGGAACAAATATTGTTCCGGGGAAGGATATCTGTTGGCCGGGAAGGCCTTGACATGTTGGGGGAAGAACATTTGTCATATCACCGGCAGGTTCCAGATAATGGATGAGATTTTTAGCCCGCGTCCGAGTCCGGCCGATCGTTTTCGGTCGCCCAGGCCACTTGCCAGTTGCCATATTGTGTTTCATGTCGTTTTATGGACAATCGGTCGGGAGTGACCTGGTATTAGTTCCACTCGTTTGTCGCTGGGTCAACCTAAATCTTGCTTGTTGAAAAAAAAACCTAAATCTTGCTAAAAAGTGTTTAACTAAAATAACATACCACGCATTTCgttaagagaaaaatgaaattgAGGAGCTGCTGGAGAACTATTTGAAGAAGCATTGAAAATGTATTGGAGTGCTGTTAGAACAATAAAATTGCCTTATGTCCCTGGTATGATAGGTTTATGACGATGGGATATGGTATTGAAGAGCTGCTCCTCTTTAGAATCTGAATCTAGATAACCAGCCAAATGGTTTCCACCATGTGATTCTGTTTCTAAGAGAAAATTTTCTCTAGAAAATTTGAATCTAAAACGTTTCACTTTGAGTAACTACAGTAGGACCCCCTACTTGAATCCCCTAGCTAAATATAGATGACAAACTAAAAATTGTGCTCCGGAAGGAACCCTATTTGAAACCTCAAATTTGGCTAGACACTCAAATCCTTCCCAGGGAGCTTATCTTTTGCCGTCATCACGTGCACATAGGCGTGACCATCCAGCCTCGTCGTCGCCACATGGGTGCAGGTCCGGCCATCCGTCTCTTCTTGGCTTCGTCGCATAGGAGTGCTCGTCCACCTCTTTTTGGCTCCATGCTTTCCGCGTGTTGGACAAAGGGATAGGAAGGAGAGCTTGACGCCCTCAATGATATATGGACCCCATTTGTAAGTGATTGTTGTCGTATTTTTTCGAGCTTTAGTTTCAAGGCTTTTATTGGAGTATATGCAAAATAGGGGGTCAAGAAAAGTAGAGACGAACACCTAAATAGGCCCTGATTTCAGTGCTCCTACTGGAATTGCTCTTAGAATCTTTGGATCCCTCCTTAATACACCCAAAGTCCTAGGAAGCAATCAATTTGTTGAAGAAATGTATTTCCTGGCCTGCAGATTGTTTTAATCGGAAAGAGTATTGAGGTACTCCTAAACTCATTTATATGGTAATTTGGATAACCAACAGGTTTTGATTTCCTCCCCACAGTATGAAACAACTAGGAATTGTAGTTGAGGCCCAGTGCTAATGTGTTAGACTTAATGGACTGGGCCGATTTGACGGGTTTTCTGCTGGCCCAGTAAAAGTGAGGCTTATTTGATTACTTCTATGCGTTGGATTTATTTAATGAACTAGGCTGATTTCATGGGCTTTCCGCTGGCCCGACGCAACAATATGCTCGTCAGGTTTTCTCTCCCTTTAATGCGCAGTCCAAAAGGTGGTCAAACTTTGCTTTGCGCCTTGCCCGTCGAACGCACGGGCCGTGACCGTGATGGATAGTTTGTCAATGCCATGTGTTAATCTTTTTCTGTCTATACTACTAGGTTTCATCGAAAAAACAAGTCGTATAGAGTCTATTTGCTTAGCTGATAAAACACAACTAAAAATACTATttactaatttattataaaagaaaaatacaaaTAAATAATGATAGATTTAGCAGATAAATTTAAACGAACAGTCTAATAACCTTCGGTGAGATTAATGGGACTATGGGAGCAGGAAGCTGGAAACATATAGAAGCATGCAAGCAGGACATAAAAAAGAGGGTATGTATATCATTTGACTTTGAGGACCTGACCTAACCCATTCAATTGCTTTTCATTTATCTATAGTTTCTTGTTTTTTTAGTCGGAAGAAATGGCTTGCCGTTCGTTGCATTGTACTAAATACTAATAAGGACGAACGCTAATGAAGAAACGGGCAAACAGACTTTGGGACGTGTTTGCTTGGCTAAAAAACCGTATTGTTCGCTggtttattgtaagagaaaaatattactgAATTGCTATTAGATTTAGCTAAGAGATTTGATAGATAAACTTAAGTGAATGAGTTCTTGTTTACTTAAGATTTGTGTTGGGATCAACACTTCAACCGCCATGGAGGATGTGGCGATGATCTTTTGGCTAGACAGCGGCATGCACTCCGCGCACGCGTCGCTGCCGCAGTCCTTACCGTAGAGAGCCGTCAGGCGCGAGACACGCATCAAAAAGGTCTACGTCATCTGGACCACCTCGTACGTCACCAAAAGGATCGGCAGTCCCACCCGCAGTCCTTTTTGTTTCGCCAGCGACGGCAACTCTGCGGCCCGGGCGTCAGATCGTGATCCGACGCCGGGAAGCTATAGCATGCTCCGCCACGTGGCCGTCCAAAATATCCAGACGCCTCGCTTCTCCTGACCGTGACGGCACCGGAAAAGAGTAAACTCTCGTCACATCCCGAACCAGCTAGGAGTAGGCAGCTACCACTGGAAGCAATGAGTTATCCAAACTGGAAAACACTTTAGgccaaaaatttttaaaattcttcgtcacattaaatctttagtcgcatgcataaaacattaaatttagataaaaataaaaactaattacataatttacctgtaatttgtgagatgaatcttttgagtctagttactccgtgattggataatgtttgtcaaataaaaacgaaagtgctacggtggtGAGAaacgaaaatttttgcaaaagcaCAACTCCGAATCTGCTGTTCATCAATCACTACAATTACTTGGACAAATTAAGTAGAGAATTTACATAGCAGATCCGTGGACTGGAACTGCTGCTCTAGCTGAAGCTTCTGAACGGGACATTCAGACAACGAGGAGGAGCCGCGGAGCCACTGCAGATTTACTACGACCCTTTCTTTCCATGACTGAGAATTACAGCAAGTAAACACACGGCGAAGGACACAGACGAACAGTGCTCCTGTATACCAGAAGAGCGACGTCAGGGCGCGGGCTCAGTCAGGCGCGGGTGGCGACGTGGAGCGcgtgcggtggcggcggcggcggcgcggcgaagGGGAGGCTCCGGAGCATGAGGAAGCGCATGCGGCGCGGGAAGGGCGCGCCGTGGAGCAGCTGCTCCAGCACCCGCGCCACCAGCGCCGTGTACTCCTCCAGCAGCTCCGCCACGATCGCCACCAGAATCATCTCGCTCCCCGGCTGTGTGTCGGCTGATGATTAATCGGTGCGCTGGGGGAGATTTTTGCGGCGCGGCGGGGCTGGGGGGAAAAACCGGGAAAGGAACTCTCCGGTGGTGCGGTGGGAGCGAAATCGATGATTGGCCGCGCCGCGGGGGCCCTTAAAAACGGTCCGTGGATTGGGTTTGGGTTGGATTCCTGGATACGGCCGGGACCGGGATAAACCATAATTTTGGTCGCTTTGGCGTCCGGTGGGCGGCGTGGCTGGTGGTTTGCAGTGCAGGCCATTGCCGCTGGGGCCCTGGTGAGCCAGCGGCGCCCGCGCGCGGCGTGGCGGGCGCTCCTCTCGGCGGAGGGAATATTGCTAGGTTCGCTGCACCGCGGCCCGCGGGACGCCGGGACGTGGGCACTCGAGCCAGCGATGGCAGGGTGGGCACGGGGAAGGATTATTGAAAAATGTATTATGGCACCTTATCGGCTTATCCAACCGGCAAACGATTCACGTGTCCGCGTGTCCTCGCTCTGTGCTGAATCCAACGGGCAAACGCCACATCCTCGGTCCTCGCCGCCGCACGCATCCAACCTCGGGTCTCAGCTCGCAGGCCAAGCTGCTGGTCCTGGTCCCGGTCCCGGTCCTCTGCCTTGTTGCTTCTTGCACTAGTTCTTACGACTGCTGCAGGCGCCTGAAGGCTGAAGGCAAAGGAGATATGCCCGTCCACCTGACCTGAGCCACAGTTTTCTGCCCTTCGGAGAAGGGAACCATGGGCCATGGTATCTTCTCCAACCGTACCGGGCCACAACCGAATGGggtggggggtggggggggggggggatggaTCAAAATCTGTCCATTGGACGATTGCCAATTGCCAGCGACACGGAAGGGGCCTATGGGCCGCACATTGTATTTAAGCTATCTGGGCCAATATCAGGTCTGTCTTTGTTGCTGGGCCGTGTCTGCTCAACACACAACAGCCCATCGTAACGTGCTACCAACCTCTTTTTCCTTGTTATATTCTACATACTCACTAGTCACTAATCACTACCACTCGATAATATCGGTAGGAACCTCAAAGCAAGAAAAGCTGTTATATATACGATCATTTGCTTCATTACATATGGACCTTATTAAGAATTCAAATGGACTCTGAACTTGGCACTGCCT is a window encoding:
- the LOC8073207 gene encoding tobamovirus multiplication protein 3, which codes for MAAAPAPLPAAVADWWERVNGSPAWQDGIFCALAVLYGVIAAASFIQVARIQRRVPEYGWTTQKVFQFLNFVVNGARCSIFAFRRQVQQVNPPIFQHVILDLPGLAFFTTYALLALFWAEILYQARGLMTDRLRSGFYIINCVVYALQGFLWLCLWWNPNHSVLVISKLFIAGLSFFTALGFLLYGGRLFIMLKYFPIESKGKQQKLREVGRVASICFCCFLARCIMMCFNAFNEEADLDVLDHPILNFFYYLLVEIIPSSLVLYILRRIPAKLRLSQYHPLSSS
- the LOC8073208 gene encoding heavy metal-associated isoprenylated plant protein 45 isoform X1; this translates as MLRFWRTQRSTTSSNALSVSEPIPDRTSMRKTTVVEMNVHMDCDGCEKRVRKAMSRLQGVSSVEIDMDRQKVTVTGYVDRREVLRAARRTGRAAEFWPWPYDGEYYPFAIQYLEDNTYMATDRYYRHGYNDPMIGSYPCHAFTHVIDDDALAVFHVDNVHACAVM
- the LOC8073208 gene encoding heavy metal-associated isoprenylated plant protein 45 isoform X2, with protein sequence MLRFWRTQRSTTSSNALSVVEMNVHMDCDGCEKRVRKAMSRLQGVSSVEIDMDRQKVTVTGYVDRREVLRAARRTGRAAEFWPWPYDGEYYPFAIQYLEDNTYMATDRYYRHGYNDPMIGSYPCHAFTHVIDDDALAVFHVDNVHACAVM